One window of the Eucalyptus grandis isolate ANBG69807.140 chromosome 8, ASM1654582v1, whole genome shotgun sequence genome contains the following:
- the LOC104457391 gene encoding putative disease resistance RPP13-like protein 2 yields the protein MASPEVAALDKSLHVLSEREILLSGLPDNITTAVSHLQTILITLMVLQSGTDNDEQSGDHGPGLLGRARDAADFAGKFLLEASRHLKSPKGRLAKIRALVRFTSLRARVRASERKALDLIIRVHTLSTHLSQTQDPPRHDLLILDEDASSRNMHRVKVCWNGKIESDIVGREAEVRKLLARLTLKDGDQDALRLRIVWVVAEEPIGKTALVRSVYNRPELDHSFQCRVWVHLPDEVNLKVNLKDLLVKIVKQTPVPELKDLEHKSDKYLKEMLHKSLMELRYLIVFDNLREAKVMDELMTLLADSRNGSRVIVTTRDPKIPSIIYPWASPLKLGQLDADRSELLLKECGSISEDPGLKASILSKCSGSPPRILLLGGLTMASGDSSPLMDQLVDDPTLHDIVSLSYHKLPYLLKPCLLYLCLFPKDSDISTRRLFRLWQAEGLVPVLEFTAMKCFEELVGRNLVHVVRRRKRSEEPKSCRVPSFLHDFLCEMATRLGLLQIHSDTKGTNHDEESKLVNGCLWIVKQKSAETGDHSHGNIQFRYLRSYVTFKTQKQGTRSREVEELLRPLISEANCGLLRVLDLEGTYKPLLPDELGNVLLNLRYLGLRWTVLDSIPDSLRNMSRLETLDLKHTNVRKLPSSIWKVKSLQHLYMNEVCFDKSTSGGSLSNLQTLWGLYIGSAKSRMLDVLSKSTGLEKLGLTCNSPVVKEVTECISNLTILRSLKLRSRDLFGQPSDLDLSDIKELNSLSDLYLLGGLPMQESLTLLPRDLKILTLSMSGLVDDPMLVLGELKSLEVLNLFAESYTGKKLDCPSGSFPSLRVLKLWMLEEVEKVYVGDETTLCRLEELEIKECRRLTYIASLDHIESLKQIILIKVEEELATNIKARLIRKLFINGKQLGTSPSSREIFIKEKQLVRPPPPSAQAPQDN from the exons ATGGCATCTCCCGAGGTGGCCGCTCTCGACAAGTCGCTACACGTACTCTCCGAGAGAGAAATTCTCTTGTCTGGATTACCAGATAATATCACGACGGCCGTTAGTCATCTCCAGACAATCTTGATCACCTTGATGGTACTGCAATCCGGCACGGACAACGACGAGCAAAGCGGCGACCACGGACCTGGCCTCCTAGGTCGAGCTCGAGATGCTGCGGACTTCGCCGGTAAGTTCCTCCTGGAAGCATCACGACACTTGAAGTCCCCTAAGGGCCGCCTCGCGAAAATTCGCGCGCTAGTCCGCTTCACGTCGCTCAGGGCACGCGTGCGCGCCTCGGAAAGAAAGGCCCTCGATTTGATCATTAGAGTCCATACATTGTCCACTCACCTGTCCCAAACGCAAGATCCGCCTCGCCATGACCTGCTTATTCTCGATGAAGACGCTTCATCGAGGAATATGCATCGAGTGAAAGTATGTTGGAATGGGAAAATTGAGTCGGACATTGTGGGTCGTGAGGCTGAAGTGCGGAAGCTCCTGGCTCGGTTGACCTTGAAAGATGGCGATCAGGATGCGTTGAGACTTCGCATCGTTTGGGTGGTGGCAGAGGAACCCATCGGCAAGACGGCTCTCGTAAGGAGCGTGTACAACAGACCCGAGCTAGATCATAGCTTCCAATGTCGCGTCTGGGTTCATCTTCCCGATGAAGTCAACTTGAAAGTCAACTTGAAAGATCTCTTGGTGAAGATAGTGAAGCAAACACCTGTGCCAGAACTGAAGGATCTAGAGCACAAAAGTGATAAATACCTGAAGGAGATGCTTCACAAGTCCTTGATGGAATTGAGGTACCTCATCGTGTTTGACAATTTGCGTGAGGCCAAGGTGATGGACGAGCTCATGACCCTCCTCGCAGACTCGAGGAATGGAAGCAGAGTCATCGTCACTACTCGGGATCCCAAAATCCCGTCAATTATATACCCTTGGGCTTCTCCTCTAAAGCTGGGCCAATTAGATGCTGACCGGAGCGAGCTCTTGTTGAAGGAATGCGGCTCCATTAGCGAAGATCCGGGGCTCAAAGCGAGTATTCTGAGCAAGTGCAGTGGCTCTCCTCCGAGGATTTTGCTGCTTGGAGGACTTACGATGGCGAGCGGTGATTCTTCGCCTCTCATGGACCAGCTCGTTGATGATCCCACGCTCCATGATATCGTTTCCCTGAGCTACCACAAATTGCCTTACCTGCTCAAGCCCTGTTTGCTTTACTTGTGCCTCTTTCCCAAAGACTCGGACATCTCGACAAGGAGGCTCTTCCGGCTATGGCAAGCTGAAGGATTGGTCCCAGTGCTCGAGTTCACGGCCATGAAGTGCTTCGAAGAATTGGTTGGTCGAAACTTGGTTCATGTGGTGAGGCGTAGGAAGCGGAGTGAAGAGCCCAAATCTTGCCGTGTGCCTAGTTTCCTGCACGATTTCTTGTGCGAGATGGCAACGCGACTCGGACTACTTCAGATCCATTCGGACACCAAGGGAACTAATCATGATGAAGAATCTAAGCTTGTTAATGGCTGCTTATGGATTGTCAAGCAGAAGAGTGCTGAGACGGGGGATCATTCGCACGGCAACATCCAATTCCGATACCTCCGTTCCTACGTAACCTTCAAAACGCAGAAGCAGGGGACTCGTTCAAGGGAAGTGGAAGAGCTGCTTCGGCCATTGATTTCAGAGGCAAACTGCGGTCTGCTCAGGGTGCTCGATCTGGAGGGGACTTACAAGCCGTTGCTCCCAGACGAACTTGGTAATGTACTGCTGAACTTGAGGTACTTGGGATTGCGATGGACGGTCCTCGATTCTATCCCTGATTCACTCAGGAACATGTCCCGCCTTGAGACATTGGATCTGAAGCACACTAACGTTAGGAAATTGCCGAGTTCGATTTGGAAGGTGAAGTCCCTCCAGCACCTGTACATGAACGAGGTGTGCTTTGATAAGTCCACCAGTGGTGGTAGCTTGAGCAATCTCCAAACCTTGTGGGGCTTATACATTGGATCTGCTAAGAGTCGCATGCTCGATGTGCTTAGTAAATCGACCGGGCTCGAGAAATTGGGGCTGACGTGTAATTCTCCAGTGGTGAAGGAAGTGACCGAGTGCATTTCGAATCTAACCATACTTCGATCCCTGAAGCTGAGATCCAGGGATCTCTTCGGTCAGCCCTCGGATCTCGACTTGAGCGATATTAAGGAACTCAACTCTCTTTCGGACTTGTATTTGCTCGGGGGCTTACCCATGCAAGAAAGCTTGACGCTTCTTCCTCGGGACCTGAAAATCCTTACCTTGTCCATGTCAGGACTAGTCGATGATCCGATGCTGGTGCTAGGAGAGCTCAAGAGCTTGGAAGTTCTTAACTTATTTGCAGAATCCTATACGGGTAAAAAATTGGATTGTCCCTCAGGTTCATTCCCAAGCCTTCGCGTCCTCAAACTGTGGATGTTGGAGGAAGTGGAAAAAGTTTATGTAGGAGACGAAACCACTCTTTGTCGCCTGGAAGAGCTGGAGATCAAGGAATGCAGACGCCTAACTTATATTGCTTCGTTGGATCATATTGAATCCCTGAAACAAATAATATTGATTAAAGTGGAGGAAGAATTGGCGACGAACATCAAAGCCAGATTGATCCGAAAACTGTTCATCAATGGGAAGCAATTAGGGACCTCTCCTTCTTCCCGAGAAatattcatcaaagagaagcaATTGGtacgccctcctcctccttctgcgCAG GCACCCCAAGATAATTGA